In the Ranitomeya imitator isolate aRanImi1 chromosome 2, aRanImi1.pri, whole genome shotgun sequence genome, cctattacatagtcctctcttgttagatataaaatgactactaATGGGGCAGCcagtgaccagaagaccagtccatcagctcctccatcacAGCACCCTGCCTATTACATAGTCCTCTCTTATTAGATATAAAATGTGGGGCAGCCAGTGACCAggagaccagtccatcagctcctccatcacagcaccctgcctattacatagtcctctcttattaggtataaaatgactgctgatggggcagccagtgaccagaagaccagtccatcagctcctccatcacAGCGCCCTGCCTATTACATAGTCctatcttgttagatataaaatgactactgatggggCAGCCAGTGACCAGACAACCTGTTGATCAGCCGCCTCCATCACAGCGCCCTGCCTATTACATAGTCCTTTCttattagatataaaatgactgctgatggggcaGCCAGTGACCAGACAACCTGTTGAACAGCCTCCTCCATCACAGCGCCCTGCCTATTACATAGTCCTCTCTTATTaggtataaaatgactgctgatggggcagccagtgaccagaagaccagtccatcagctcctccatcacagcaccctgcctattacatagtcctctcttattaggtataaaatgactgctgatggggcagccagtgaccagaagaccagtccatcagctcctccatcacAGCGCCCTGCCTATTACatagtcctctcttgttagatataaaattacTGCTGATGGGGCAGCCAGTGACCAGACAACCAGTTGAACAGCCTCCTCCATCACAGCGTCCTGCCTATTACATAGtcctctcttaggctacgttcacatttgcattgttgggcgcagcgtcgtcgatgcaaccaacaacgcatatacacaacgctgcattttttgacgcatgcgtggacataaactagtaatgttcatgaattttggcgcagggaaaacactaacaagtagcgtcgtccgtgccctgtctggtgcgttaaattgacgcatgcgtcgtaaaacgcaattcaacgcaaccggcgcatgtccatgcgcccccccatgttaaagataggggcgcatgacgcattcgtcggtatgcgtcgacgacgctgcgtccaacaacgcaaatgtgaacgtagccttattagatataaaatgactgctgatggggcaGCCAGTCAcaagaagaccagtccatcagctcctccatcacAGCGCCCTGCCTATTACATAGTCCTCTCttattagatataaaatgactgctgatggggcaGCCAGTGACAAGAAGACCAGTCCATCGGCTCCTCCATCAGAAATTAAGCTTTCCCATGCGCCATCATTAGAAAGGAAGGTTTCCCATGTTTCATCAGCAGTCATTGCATTTTATGTCTAGGGAGCATTACAGTACAGTGCGTTTTCGCCAGCACAGACATCTTTTTGAAAATTGGGCAGAGCCTAGCCAGTAGGGGGCATGGTCAATGTACTGCGGCCCCTGACTAGAGCAGATTTCATGCGGTGCCGCACAGCAGCTGAAAGATGAGTCAAATTCATTAAAAGGAGCACCGCGAATATTGGGTATGGAAatggtattttgtttttttgtcccGTCTGTCAATCATTTACCTGCTAAGAGCTGCGGGAGAAGTTGTGACATCATCAGCTGCTTCTGCTCATGGGACAGGGATGCAAGGAGGTCCCGTCTGCTGACGTCAGAAGGAAAGGGGATCTTCTTCTGTGAGCCATACCTTGCTGATTGCTGTTCTGCCATTGGCCTACAGAGGGCAGCCGTTGCCAGTAGGGCTAACAAGATAGTGACACAAACTCTTCTGTCCATTTCTGCAATACAAGAACATCAGATCATTATGTGGTTTCTGCTGACACCTAGTGTACATAGAAGTGTATGGATCAAGCTGAATAAATACAGTTAAAAATTAATACCTCGTTGTAAAAAAGTGTGACTCTATTTAAGTATCAGGTTTACCTGCATAACCGATTTATTCCTACTTATTCCATAGAGCTAGTGCAATTATTAGTTGAGTGGTTCTAGAATTGTTAAAGGGATTCCCAGTTTTCGATTATGCAATAAAAAGGTGGGTTGTAGATAATTTAGTgaaaaaatgtacaattggtggagaaaggttgaacttcatggacctaggtcttttttctagCTATGTAATTATTGACTTTTAATGGATATAAAAGGAAGCAGACCTATAAGATACCTTCTTCTAAATACTTGGTAAGTAAGGATCCCCTCTGTTCAGAGACCCCAATAGTTAATGGACTGAGTTTTATTACCTGTTTAGAGACCCCATTCAGGTGGCTTTGACTGATGTGGAACTTGTGCTCAGGACTAACCATTAAAAGAAAATATTGCTCCAAACTGGGAAAATTCACCAGTAGGGATAAAACATTAGAAAAAGACTGCATGGCTGAAATGAAAAAATGTAGAGAAGGGTTCTTTTGTTTCacccctagtgatgagcgaatatactcgttactcgagatttctcgagcacgctcgggggtcctccgagtatttttagtgctcggagatttagtttttcttgccgcagctgaatgatttacatctgttagccagcataagtacatgtgggggttccctagcaaccaggcaacccccacatgtacttatgctggctaacagatgtaaatcattcagctgcggcaagaaaaactaaatctccgagcactaaaaaaatactcaagAAGACCCCCCGAGCGtgatcaggaaatctcgagtaatgagtatattcgctcatcactattcaacaCGCATTTCGACGCCATTCTGGCATCTttgtcaagtaaaaaaaaaagcaatggatAAAATATACTGACACATAGAGCCAACACCAAGATGGGGCTGTCTGAAGAAACATGGTGATGTTGGAAAGAACATAGAGATGGAGATATGGATGAATAAAAGTGTGTACTCGAATGAGGAaagaagaaatataaaaaatggtgTGGATGATAACAGAAATTCATCTGGGACAGAGGAAGCAAAGTGAAGGGAGAAAGCTAGCGGCGCTGACAGGAGAAGCCTCAGAATGTTCTGTAAAATCAGGGTCTATAACTAGGAAAGTATCAGACTAGGTGAATAAGGCTAGGGAGAGAAAGAAGGGGGAAGTATGTAGTAGAGGAGTAGATAAAGAGACAGGAAGGGTGAAAGTTCTAGCTGGAAAACCAAGATCTCAGCATATTGGGCATACGTGAGGGTTTTTTGACCCAATAAGCAAATTTTTGGAGAAATCATGGATAGGAGGTTCAGGGAGAAGAAACCCTGCAGCTATTTGCGATTCCTAATTGTTGGTCACTCCAGAGAACTGTCTGTATGTTCTTTATATTTTTGTATTAATAGAACCATGAACTACATCAAGGACTCATAGTAGTCATCACCGCTGTTTACCATCCTAACAACTGGTTGACTAGAAACCTTCAGGATTTATAACATTTCCTATACCTTGATCGTCTACCCTTGTCCCTTGCTGATATACTTTCTTAAAATTCTTTTGTGAAGTTTGTCTATTATAAACATTTTATGAGAATCCTCTATTATGTATTCATTATGATGTTTAATTATCAACACCTTATATTGTTTTTAGAATATTCATTTGTCATGTATTTATTTTTACTGTATTTATGCTGTCGTTTTTATGAAACTTTTTATTTCAAGTCAAATTTTGTACAttttgtcctcttcatcctctcacTGACTCATATCCCCTTTTTATTCTACATTCCCACATTTGCAGGTTTACTGAGATCTCCTGTAAATCCACAGTTTTAATTTTGCTTTATATTGGTTTTCAAACAAATTTTTTGGAGTTCTCTCCAATTACTAACTCACACTTCAAATGTTCATGCACCTCCTATCTTACGAATTCTAAATCTGATTTTTGGTCTCTTTCGTTACGTTTCATCCCACACTCTTTCTAACTTCCCCCTAGCTCTTTCGAACGTTGTTGTTTATCCTTTCTGGTTCACCGCACTTCTTACAAACCCCATATCTTATAACCAAAAGGAAAAAATAGAACCTACAAAAATTAGCTTTTGTTACTTGTCTTTAAAAAAAGCTCAAATCCCATATCTTACCCTGTTTACATTCCCtcctgggaaattttttttttattcataacaTTCTTTCCTCCTATACCCAATCACATAATTCCCAACTTATTCTTCACCACATTTTAAAGATCTAGACTGCTCACAAAACTATGTCTTGGGACTTCTTCCTTTCATGTTTGCTCCAACCTTCCAATTCTCGTTCTTATATTTCCCTCATATCACATTTGTAATTAGAAGAAAAACTTGTTTATTCATTAGATCTTTTCCTATTTTTCATTTCCAGGCATTGTTATATAATTCTTCACCGCTTTTTAAAAAACTAAAACGCTCAGAACACCCTTATCTCAGTTCAATAGTTCCTATTTCTTCTCAATCTCTCTATCTCTCAATTTCTGTAAgacattttaggaaaaaaaatttaTTAGTTACTTTTCTCTCTAATTTATTGAAATTTTATATTGGTTACTTATTCTGCATGGCATTTTATAAAACTACCGACCTCACAAAATTCCACTTTAgtcaattttttcacattttcatttGCTTCTATTTTTTTCGACTTCCTGATGGTCCGTTCACTTGTTTCTCTTCTAACACCCTTTCCGTCACTTTGGACAGTATCTCTTCCATTTCCACATTCGTGCGCATCTGTAGGGTCTATTCTAAGGACCCTTCCAGCCATGAGTTCCACTGAAATTTGTTTGTTCTCACAAAAACACTCTTGAACTTTTACGCATACACACAATATATCCCAAACCATGGTTTTCCAtctatttctttcttttttcctccccCACTTCCTCTCTTCGAATACATACTCTTTTTCATACATATCTCCATCTCTATGCTTTTTTTCCAACATCGCTATCATGTTTCTTCACACAGCACCATCCCAATCTCCTCCCTCTCTTTTTAATTTGTGTTTCAACCCCTTACTGGATGTTCCATGTGGTACTTGGCACCCATTTCAGGCTTTAAATACCTCTGTGTCTGAATGTTTTAACTGTCAGGGTTTTTTTTCACTTGAAATAGATGCCCAAACAGTGTCGAAACGCGTAGTGTAATAAAAGAACCCTTCTCCCCAATGACAAAGTGGAATTTAGATGACCCAAATTTAACAAGGTCAATGATCTAGTTCAGACACTGAAAAATATCTCCCATCATCCAGGTATCTAGAAATGAGGCTCAAAGTACATCACGGATCGTATTTATCTCCCTAATAGGGATATAAAATGGGACTATACACAACAATTAATTGTTTCAAAAGCCAAACTGCAATGCAAATTTTTATCATTGCCTACGGGAATACCCAAGTATTCAAACTTTTTGATACGAAGCAACACATTTAACAAATTTTGAACCACAAGAACCACTATTTGCTATCTTTGGTTATCTGCACCCAGAAACATACCATTACGTGAAAGGGGCGAGCAAATTGTTACAATTTGTACTGGCCGCaggagaaaaaaaatcaattttacacACTTGACTACAGGTACAACCATCACTTTTAAAATTATTTCTCGGAAAATCTCCTATCTATTATAAATGGATTAGAATTTTTCTTCTAAAAGAAATCAGGAGTCAGACATTTTTTTTGAAACCTGGAAATCCTTTATCACCATTTTACGAAACAATGCGCAAGTTGATATTAAAAATGTTTTCAGCTCAACAGTGTGGTATCAGGATAGAATAGTAGCAAGAGGTGCCCCCCGTTATATAATGAACatgtaaaagtcaaatggtggtGGCGGGGTCCGCACGGTCTGCATAAGCATACGTCTTGCCGTATGGTAGGAGATGGAGGTCCTACATCCAATATGATCCTCATTTATAAGACGCAATATGAAAAGACGACAACTTTTTGTACCATTATATTCGATTGGATGGAAGGATCATCTAATTTTATGAATAATTATTCAATTAATATACAAACCAGACAAAAATAAAGATGTGGGATAGTTTGTGTGACTGAAGAGAAACATTGTTCTTTTAAAAATATTATATGTCTGTTTTATTGTTTCAGATGTTTGATAAGTTTCAAAATTGTTTCAATAAAAGCAAATTAAAATAAGAACCCTTCTCTACATTTTTTGCAGCGAGAGACTTCATTTCAGTTGTGCAACCTATTTTAGAAGTGTTTTTATGCCCAATGGTGAATTTTGTTTCCAAGATCCCCCCCCCCAAACCGGACAACAGCAACTGGTATCTTATTAATAGTGGTTACCGCACAACCCGATAAGTGAGCAGTACCAATTTTTTATCTTATCCTTCTCTAATAAGGTCATCCTATTTGTACTCTCTTTTCTCTCCACTACATTTTTCCTGCAAACTGAGAAAATTGACCCttcttgaaattatgaaagtagagtAACATAGCCTGTCCCTTCCTCCATCGCCCCCTGCTGTCATGTGTAACTCACCTGATCTTATATCGGAGCTTGGACGGTAGTGCAGGAGATGTCTCTGGCTTTCTGCAGGTTGTGAGCACCTTTTTATTGAGGACAATATGGGATGTCACCTCCCATCTGTATCCATCACTCACTTTCCAACCCTCCTTATTTTCTGCCACTTCTGCTCATGATGTCAATGTACACACTGCCCTAGGATAGATGAAGATTAACTATTTGTCAAGAGGATCACTCAACGTAATGAAAGATGGGCAAATATAGCCAAGGAAACGATCGTAATGATGTTCCCTGATACACACCAGAGCGGTTCACATTCGTGGAAAATGTTCATCTATCTGGAAATGGACCTGCTATAAATATAAAATTCTCTAATGTCACGGaagatttttagaaaaaaaataatacctTCCAAGGTTTTCTGGTGCTTAATGTTGTATGTAATCGTACATTGTTGGTCTATAGCCCAGGTCTGACTTGAAATATATTTACAAGGACTTGGGCCACCAGGCAGTGGGATTCATCAAGATATTTCTATACTTAGAGGTTCATAAAGACATGGCTGGACTGTCTCACCAGAATACTAGAGGATAGTTGAATGGACCCGAAAGGTCCAGCGGAGCGCACTAGTCACCCAGAATAGTTTCTTCTGGTGGGTCAAAGTATTCGCTGTCTGATTCTGtgtgcactgtgtgcagaattttTTTAGCAATTTGTATGTTTGATGATTAATTTAATTGATCAAATACAGTGCTGTTGGTCAGTCAAAAGTTTAATAATCCTGAAACCTCTcgtaagaaagtaaaagtgaggttttgtctttcttagaaGAATATCCACATGCATAATTATTGGGCAACtgttagtgtgcagaattattatatagtcatggccaaaaatgttggcacccttgagaTTGTTCCAAAAAGGaactatttctcccagaaaattattgcaattacacgtttattATACAAATGTGTCACGATTCATTATGAGATTCATGGCAGATCTGGTTCTGCTGTAATTTAAATGTTTTTTCCCTTTGGTCCAGCAAGAATTAATGTCAGTATCTTGTTGTAGCTTCTGTTATGATGGTCAACTGATGTTGGTGGGTAAACACTCCAACCTTCCTTTAAAtattcacatgacccatcagctaatGTCGATAATGGAGTTATTCTATGCAGACCAGACTGGAGTGAGGAGATCTCTTGTGTCAGTGGTGTTACTGCTGCTGTGGGTGTTCAGATTCCTGGTGTTGCTTCTATGCTgttgtggagcttggcagcagagccTGAAGCTGAGTATTTTGTCCCTTTTATTTGTCTGTCTTGTGTTTGTCTCTTCCCCTGTGTTTTACCatgtgcagtggtgaggctagtgtctttgctggctagtgcactagccagggtacatTGAGGACACAATCAGGGACAAGGCACATGACGGCCATGTGTGGGAAGGACCCGCAAAGGGCGTTTGGGGagtttagggacaggcacaggttggtgaCAGGAGGTGTCCAATACCTTGCTCCCTACATTTAGGGCCtttctctccccatttccatctagTCGTAGTTGTATGCTGTGTCATCCACAGGATTTACTCGTGTCCCAATgtgacatgtttatttcctttgtgtgtattggaaaaacaaCAAAAATCTGAGAAaacggcaaattggacataatttcacacaagacCCAAAATGGGCAGGGCAAaatagttggcaccctcaacttaatatttggttgcatgctctttggaataaataactgcaatcaatcgcttcctataattaTCAAAAAGTTTCTTACACCTCTCTACTGGAATTTTGAACTACTCTTCTTTTGCAAAATGCTCCAGGATTCTCATATTTGATGGGTGCCTTCTcataacagcaattttaagatctttccatagatgttcaatgggatttagatctggtctCACTGATGGCcagttcagaactctccagcgtttTGTTTTCATCCAATTCTGGGTGTTTATTGAatcatgtttgggatcattgtcctgctggaagacccatgacctaggatccaaacccagctttctgacactgatcACTATATTGCGACCAAAAATCCTTTCGTaatattcagatttcatgatgcattgCACACGTTCAAGGCACTGAGTGGCAGAGGtagcaaaacaacctcaaaacatgtttgaacatccaccatatttgactatagGATAGGaaaagtagaatgatgtgctttaccaaaaagctctatatcTGTCCCATCTGTCCAAAAGACGCTTTCTCATGAGGCTTTTGTACTCGCATACATTTTTGGCAAATTGCAGTCTagattttttatgtctctgtgtcagcattggggtcctcctgggtctcctgccatagtgtttcatttcattcaaatgtcgacagatagttcacaagacactgatgcaccctgagcctgcaggatggcttgaatttctttggaacttgtttGAGGCTGTTTATCCACCAtacggactatcctgcgttgcaacctttcattaatTTTTGCCGTCCATGTTCAGGGAGATtagttacagtgccatgggttgtaaacatctTCATTATGTTGCACATTGGGGGCAAAGGAACAACAAGATCTCTTGAGATGGACTTTTAgcattgagattgttgatattgttcaacaattttggttttcaagtcTTCAGATTGTTCTCCTCTCGTTTCTGTTCTCTATGCTTAGTGTGACACATAGACACCTCTTTATGTGGTttctggtgtgattttcatattgcccacacctgttacttgtcacAAGTGAGTTttcatgagcatcacatgcttaaaataaagttgtttacccacattttaAGATATATGACAATTTTGTTCAGCCTATTttggaggttttgtgtgaaatgatgtccaatttacctctgttttttgtgctgttcctatacaagcaaaggaaataaacgtgtataacaaaatatgtgcaATTGCAAACTTTTCTGGGCGAAATTCTTatttttctagaacaatttcaagggtgccaacactttcagccatgattgtACATCTAAATGAAATGGGTTTTTTTatgttaaagtgagaataatatgCTAAGCTTCATCCATGGATGCTGTCAGTTGATTAATTGATTAACTGATTAACAGGTGTCAAACTACTTTTTGGGTAGCAAAACCACAGCCCCCAAGACATTGTTCagtgaggtgtactgttttccttcaCCGTAAACCTCTTGTTTAAGAAGGGTCCACAAGTTCTCTATAGGGTTTTTGTCAAGTGATGAAGGGGCCATGTATCTTTCATCTTCAAGACCTGTACTGTCAGCCAAGCAGTGGAGCTTTTGATGCTGCGATGGAGCTTTGTCCTGCATAATattcatggttttcttgaaagatgcagacttatTCCTGTACCACGACTTGAAGAATGTGTCAACTAAAAACtggtcttagggtatgttcacacgttcctgatttccatcctttttttttcaggactgaaaccgcagctcttggcagaaaacgcaggtcctttttttggtcctttttttgtgcttttttggtgcgttttttgatgcgttttttgatccttttttttatgcagttttctatgcagagtctgtgtgttttctaggaagttttttagggttaaaatggctgaaaataccctaaccctacccctacccctacccctaaccctacccctaaccctacccctacccctaaccctacccctaaccctacccctaaccctacccctacccctaaccctacccctaaccctacccctacccctacccctaaccctacccctaaccctacccctacccctaaccctacccctaaccctaaccctattctaaccttagtggaaaaaaaattcttaatttttttattgtccctacctatgggggtgacaaaggggggggctgtcatttactatttttttattttgatcactgagataggttatatctcagtgatcaaaatgcagtttggaacgaatctgccggccggcagattcggcaggcgcactgcgcatgcgcccgccattttgcaagatggcggcgcccagggagaagacggccggacggacatcgggaggccgggtaagtataagggggggagattagggcacgggggggcatcggagcacggggggggggcatcggagcacgggggaggggcatcggagcacgggggggcatcggagcatgggggggtgggatcggggcagccacactccgcccacgcacttccgcccgcttccccgcacttcctgctgcagcggttcgtcaccacaaaccgcaataaaatccgcagatatatttttgatctgcgggttttactgcgggtttgacctcacaatggaggtctatgggtgcagaaccgctgcggctccgaaaaaagaagtgacatggtacttcttttttcctattcagcgcggctttttttttttaattcaggaacatgtgcacagcggttcctgttttccatagggtacattgtactgtaccctgcatggaaaacagctgcggaaccgcagcggcaaaaacgctgcggttccgcagtaaaaaacgcactgtgtgaacatggccttaggtttGGGAGTTTATTTTGAGACCATCTTCAACCTGAAAAAGGTCCAACAAATTCATCTTTAATACTAGCCTgtagcagtaccccacctccaccttactGGTGTCTGAGTCAAAGTGGAAGTCAATGCCTAACACTAATCCAGCCATGGGTCATGCacctggtccatcaagagtcactctcatctcatctttcattaaaacctttgaaaaatctgtcttcagatatttattGGTCCAGTCTTGACATTTGTGTTTTGTTCAGTGGTGGTTTGGTTTGTCTGCCGTACCTTGGCcaagttgcagttctggaatatgacagcactggaggataacgaTTGATtattctcaaatctttggcagatAATACGTGTCTTTTTTCGTCAATACGTTTATTGTGACACTGTTGACTATTTGCAAAAAACTTTGGATGGATCCATAATCAAGTCCCAATATCTTGGTgatttcaagagtgctgcatccctctATAAAACTGGCAACAAATTTCAGTCAGTTAAATCCCTTTTTATGCCATTTTGACAGAGGAAAACAAGCTGTCTAATAATTCtacacaccttgataaagggtgttgtatccttAGACCACCCCTTTCCCATTACACAAATACATATCACCTGatttgcttcatccaataagcattcaagtgtATACAGCTTGGAGTTGGTAAATATGCTAAAAAATTATACTTCCTACCTGCTAATTAGACTTTTATAGAACTCAATAGTTTTACACATAcagtatagcaggggtccccaacctgtagctcgggagccacatgtggctcgcggtcccatgaattgtggctcgcggctgtctgccagcttggtgcattagctccagatttagtaaaccggtatgaagagcacatctgaaaatggtgaactttgtgagtagccctgcacagaagagcagatgtgGGTACACATCTACaggtcttgggggtttagagataattctGGTATGGAACACTGGAGACAGTATGATGCTACTGGTCAGAGGAGGCGGTAGAAGCTGGATGTGAATTTGGTGGGGTGTGGTGgaaacccctggatcttggtatactgcttcggggtgattgtgtggaaaagctttggttatcattatactcaTAATGGGGGCTTtttttgccactactgtgagggggacaggagctggatgtggctctcgaccctcttgcagagctgaatgtggctctcaaggtcggaaaggttggggaccactgcagtaTAGGATACATGAAAGATTTGAGATGGTGCTTACTGTCCATCAGCAATCTTCAGCTCCTCGGTATTACGTGACAGCTAAATGTTCTGCACATAAAATTTCTGCACTGTCTTCTACTCATAAACTTTCCATTTTTATACCATATGTATTGCTACTTTTTAATATCGTTCATCATTTCCAGAACATTTTGGCATTTCCTCTTTTTGACTCAATTGTATCCGGGAACTGATCTTTCTGATATACCTTTCTAGGTTGTGACCTATTGAGAGAAATGCTCTTTATTGGACGTCTAGCCAATGTTGTGGTGTTCATAtct is a window encoding:
- the GAST gene encoding gastrin, with translation MDRRVCVTILLALLATAALCRPMAEQQSARYGSQKKIPFPSDVSRRDLLASLSHEQKQLMMSQLLPQLLAEMSIAEGHLHSMHDRDYAGWMDFGRRSAEDQVLGS